NNNNNNNNNNNNNNNNNNNNNNNNNNNNNNNNNNNNNNNNNNNNNNNNNNNNNNNNNNNNNNNNNNNNNNNNNNNNNNNNNNNNNNNNNNNNNNNNNNNNNNNNNNNNNNNNNNNNNNNNNNNNNNNNNNNNNNNNNNNNNNNNNNNNNNNNNNNNNNNNNNNNNNNNNNNNNNNNNNNNNNNNNNNNNNNNNNNNNNNNNNNNNNNNNNNNNNNNNNNNNNNNNNNNNNNNNNNNNNNNNNNNNNNNNNNNNNNNNNNNNNNNNNNNNNNNNNNNNNNNNNNNNNNNNNNNNNNNNNNNNNNNNNNNNNNNNNNNNNNNNNNNNNNNNNNNNNNNNNNNNNNNNNNNNNNNNNNNNNNNNNNNNNNNNNNNNNNNNNNNNNNNNNNNNNNNNNNNNNNNNNNNNNNNNNNNNNNNNNNNNNNNNNNNNNNNNNNNNNNNNNNNNNNNNNNNNNNNNNNNNNNNNNNNNNNNNNNNNNNNNNNNNNNNNNNNNNNNNNNNNNNNNNNNNNNNNNNNNNNNNNNNNNNNNNNNNNNNNNNNNNNNNNNNNNNNNNNNNNNNNNNNNNNNNNNNNNNNNNNNNNNNNNNNNNNNNNNNNNNNNNNNNNNNNNNNNNNNNNNNNNNNNNNNNNNNNNNNNNNNNNNNNNNNNNNNNNNNNNNNNNNNNNNNNNNNNNNNNNNNNNNNNNNNNNNNNNNNNNNNNNNNNNNNNNNNNNNNNNNNNNNNNNNNNNNNNNNNNNNNNNNNNNNNNNNNNNNNNNNNNNNNNNNNNNNNNNNNNNNNNNNNNNNNNNNNNNNNNNNNNNNNNNNNNNNNNNNNNNNNNNNNNNNNNNNNNNNNNNNNNNNNNNNNNNNNNNNNNNNNNNNNNNNNNNNNNNNNNNNNNNNNNNNNNNNNNNNNNNNNNNNNNNNNNNNNNNNNNNNNNNNNNNNNNNNNNNNNNNNNNNNNNNNNNNNNNNNNNNNNNNNNNNNNNNNNNNNNNNNNNNNNNNNNNNNNNNNNNNNNNNNNNNNNNNNNNNNNNNNNNNNNNNNNNNNNNNNNNNNNNNNNNNNNNNNNNNNNNNNNNNNNNNNNNNNNNNNNNNNNNNNNNNNNNNNNNNNNNNNNNNNNNNNNNNNNNNNNNNNNNNNNNNNNNNNNNNNNNNNNNNNNNNNNNNNNNNNNNNNNNNNNNNNNNNNNNNNNNNNNNNNNNNNNNNNNNNNNNNNNNNNNNNNNNNNNNNNNNNNNNNNNNNNNNNNNNNNNNNNNNNNNNNNNNNNNNNNNNNNNNNNNNNNNNNNNNNNNNNNNNNNNNNNNNNNNNNNNNNNNNNNNNNNNNNNNNNNNNNNNNNNNNNNNNNNNNNNNNNNNNNNNNNNNNNNNNNNNNNNNNNNNNNNNNNNNNNNNNNNNNNNNNNNNNNNNNNNNNNNNNNNNNNNNNNNNNNNNNNNNNNNNNNNNNNNNNNNNNNNNNNNNNNNNNNNNNNNNNNNNNNNNNNNNNNNNNNNNNNNNNNNNNNNNNNNNNNNNNNNNNNNNNNNNNNNNNNNNNNNNNNNNNNNNNNNNNNNNNNNNNNNNNNNNNNNNNNNNNNNNNNNNNNNNNNNNNNNNNNNNNNNNNNNNNNNNNNNNNNNNNNNNNNNNNNNNNNNNNNNNNNNNNNNNNNNNNNNNNNNNNNNNNNNNNNNNNNNNNNNNNNNNNNNNNNNNNNNNNNNNNNNNNNNNNNNNNNNNNNNNNNNNNNNNNNNNNNNNNNNNNNNNNNNNNNNNNNNNNNNNNNNNNNNNNNNNNNNNNNNNNNNNNNNNNNNNNNNNNNNNNNNNNNNNNNNNNNNNNNNNNNNNNNNNNNNNNNNNNNNNNNNNNNNNNNNNNNNNNNNNNNNNNNNNNNNNNNNNNNNNNNNNNNNNNNNNNNNNNNNNNNNNNNNNNNNNNNNNNNNNNNNNNNNNNNNNNNNNNNNNNNNNNNNNNNNNNNNNNNNNNNNNNNNNNNNNNNNNNNNNNNNNNNNNNNNNNNNNNNNNNNNNNNNNNNNNNNNNNNNNNNNNNNNNNNNNNNNNNNNNNNNNNNNNNNNNNNNNNNNNNNNNNNNNNNNNNNNNNNNNNNNNNNNNNNNNNNNNNNNNNNNNNNNNNNNNNNNNNNNNNNNNNNNNNNNNNNNNNNNNNNNNNNNNNNNNNNNNNNNNNNNNNNNNNNNNNNNNNNNNNNNNNNNNNNNNNNNNNNNNNNNNNNNNNNNNNNNNNNNNNNNNNNNNNNNNNNNNNNNNNNNNNNNNNNNNNNNNNNNNNNNNNNNNNNNNNNNNNNNNNNNNNNNNNNNNNNNNNNNNNNNNNNNNNNNNNNNNNNNNNNNNNNNNNNNNNNNNNNNNNNNNNNNNNNNNNNNNNNNNNNNNNNNNNNNNNNNNNNNNNNNNNNNNNNNNNNNNNNNNNNNNNNNNNNNNNNNNNNNNNNNNNNNNNNNNNNNNNNNNNNNNNNNNNNNNNNNNNNNNNNNNNNNNNNNNNNNNNNNNNNNNNNNNNNNNNNNNNNNNNNNNNNNNNNNNNNNNNNNNNNNNNNNNNNNNNNNNNNNNNNNNNNNNNNNNNNNNNNNNNNNNNNNNNNNNNNNNNNNNNNNNNNNNNNNNNNNNNNNNNNNNNNNNNNNNNNNNNNNNNNNNNNNNNNNNNNNNNNNNNNNNNNNNNNNNNNNNNNNNNNNNNNNNNNNNNNNNNNNNNNNNNNNNNNNNNNNNNNNNNNNNNNNNNNNNNNNNNNNNNNNNNNNNNNNNNNNNNNNNNNNNNNNNNNNNNNNNNNNNNNNNNNNNNNNNNNNNNNNNNNNNNNNNNNNNNNNNNNNNNNNNNNNNNNNNNNNNNNNNNNNNNNNNNNNNNNNNNNNNNNNNNNNNNNNNNNNNNNNNNNNNNNNNNNNNNNNNNNNNNNNNNNNNNNNNNNNNNNNNNNNNNNNNNNNNNNNNNNNNNNNNNNNNNNNNNNNNNNNNNNNNNNNNNNNNNNNNNNNNNNNNNNNNNNNNNNNNNNNNNNNNNNNNNNNNNNNNNNNNNNNNNNNNNNNNNNNNNNNNNNNNNNNNNNNNNNNNNNNNNNNNNNNNNNNNNNNNNNNNNNNNNNNNNNNNNNNNNNNNNNNNNNNNNNNNNNNNNNNNNNNNNNNNNNNNNNNNNNNNNNNNNNNNNNNNNNNNNNNNNNNNNNNNNNNNNNNNNNNNNNNNNNNNNNNNNNNNNNNNNNNNNNNNNNNNNNNNNNNNNNNNNNNNNNNNNNNNNNNNNNNNNNNNNNNNNNNNNNNNNNNNNNNNNNNNNNNNNNNNNNNNNNNNNNNNNNNNNNNNNNNNNNNNNNNNNNNNNNNNNNNNNNNNNNNNNNNNNNNNNNNNNNNNNNNNNNNNNNNNNNNNNNNNNNNNNNNNNNNNNNNNNNNNNNNNNNNNNNNNNNNNNNNNNNNNNNNNNNNNNNNNNNNNNNNNNNNNNNNNNNNNNNNNNNNNNNNNNNNNNNNNNNNNNNNNNNNNNNNNNNNNNNNNNNNNNNNNNNNNNNNNNNNNNNNNNNNNNNNNNNNNNNNNNNNNNNNNNNNNNNNNNNNNNNNNNNNNNNNNNNNNNNNNNNNNNNNNNNNNNNNNNNNNNNNNNNNNNNNNNNNNNNNNNNNNNNNNNNNNNNNNNNNNNNNNNNNNNNNNNNNNNNNNNNNNNNNNNNNNNNNNNNNNNNNNNNNNNNNNNNNNNNNNNNNNNNNNNNNNNNNNNNNNNNNNNNNNNNNNNNNNNNNNNNNNNNNNNNNNNNNNNNNNNNNNNNNNNNNNNNNNNNNNNNNNNNNNNNNNNNNNNNNNNNNNNNNNNNNNNNNNNNNNNNNNNNNNNNNNNNNNNNNNNNNNNNNNNNNNNNNNNNNNNNNNNNNNNNNNNNNNNNNNNNNNNNNNNNNNNNNNNNNNNNNNNNNNNNNNNNNNNNNNNNNNNNNNNNNNNNNNNNNNNNNNNNNNNNNNNNNNNNNNNNNNNNNNNNNNNNNNNNNNNNNNNNNNNNNNNNNNNNNNNNNNNNNNNNNNNNNNNNNNNNNNNNNNNNNNNNNNNNNNNNNNNNNNNNNNNNNNNNNNNNNNNNNNNNNNNNNNNNNNNNNNNNNNNNNNNNNNNNNNNNNNNNNNNNNNNNNNNNNNNNNNNNNNNNNNNNNNNNNNNNNNNNNNNNNNNNNNNNNNNNNNNNNNNNNNNNNNNNNNNNNNNNNNNNNNNNNNNNNNNNNNNNNNNNNNNNNNNNNNNNNNNNNNNNNNNNNNNNNNNNNNNNNNNNNNNNNNNNNNNNNNNNNNNNNNNNNNNNNNNNNNNNNNNNNNNNNNNNNNNNNNNNNNNNNNNNNNNNNNNNNNNNNNNNNNNNNNNNNNNNNNNNNNNNNNNNNNNNNNNNNNNNNNNNNNNNNNNNNNNNNNNNNNNNNNNNNNNNNNNNNNNNNNNNNNNNNNNNNNNNNNNNNNNNNNNNNNNNNNNNNNNNNNNNNNNNNNNNNNNNNNNNNNNNNNNNNNNNNNNNNNNNNNNNNNNNNNNNNNNNNNNNNNNNNNNNNNNNNNNNNNNNNNNNNNNNNNNNNNNNNNNNNNNNNNNNNNNNNNNNNNNNNNNNNNNNNNNNNNNNNNNNNNNNNNNNNNNNNNNNNNNNNNNNNNNNNNNNNNNNNNNNNNNNNNNNNNNNNNNNNNNNNNNNNNNNNNNNNNNNNNNNNNNNNNNNNNNNNNNNNNNNNNNNNNNNNNNNNNNNNNNNNNNNNNNNNNNNNNNNNNNNNNNNNNNNNNNNNNNNNNNNNNNNNNNNNNNNNNNNNNNNNNNNNNNNNNNNNNNNNNNNNNNNNNNNNNNNNNNNNNNNNNNNNNNNNNNNNNNNNNNNNNNNNNNNNNNNNNNNNNNNNNNNNNNNNNNNNNNNNNNNNNNNNNNNNNNNNNNNNNNNNNNNNNNNNNNNNNNNNNNNNNNNNNNNNNNNNNNNNNNNNNNNNNNNNNNNNNNNNNNNNNNNNNNNNNNNNNNNNNNNNNNNNNNNNNNNNNNNNNNNNNNNNNNNNNNNNNNNNNNNNNNNNNNNNNNNNNNNNNNNNNNNNNNNNNNNNNNNNNNNNNNNNNNNNNNNNNNNNNNNNNNNNNNNNNNNNNNNNNNNNNNNNNNNNNNNNNNNNNNNNNNNNNNNNNNNNNNNNNNNNNNNNNNNNNNNNNNNNNNNNNNNNNNNNNNNNNNNNNNNNNNNNNNNNNNNNNNNNNNNNNNNNNNNNNNNNNNNNNNNNNNNNNNNNNNNNNNNNNNNNNNNNNNNNNNNNNNNNNNNNNNNNNNNNNNNNNNNNNNNNNNNNNNNNNNNNNNNNNNNNNNNNNNNNNNNNNNNNNNNNNNNNNNNNNNNNNNNNNNNNNNNNNNNNNNNNNNNNNNNNNNNNNNNNNNNNNNNNNNNNNNNNNNNNNNNNNNNNNNNNNNNNNNNNNNNNNNNNNNNNNNNNNNNNNNNNNNNNNNNNNNNNNNNNNNNNNNNNNNNNNNNNNNNNNNNNNNNNNNNNNNNNNNNNNNNNNNNNNNNNNNNNNNNNNNNNNNNNNNNNNNNNNNNNNNNNNNNNNNNNNNNNNNNNNNNNNNNNNNNNNNNNNNNNNNNNNNNNNNNNNNNNNNNNNNNNNNNNNNNNNNNNNNNNNNNNNNNNNNNNNNNNNNNNNNNNNNNNNNNNNNNNNNNNNNNNNNNNNNNNNNNNNNNNNNNNNNNNNNNNNNNNNNNNNNNNNNNNNNNNNNNNNNNNNNNNNNNNNNNNNNNNNNNNNNNNNNNNNNNNNNNNNNNNNNNNNNNNNNNNNNNNNNNNNNNNNNNNNNNNNNNNNNNNNNNNNNNNNNNNNNNNNNNNNNNNNNNNNNNNNNNNNNNNNNNNNNNNNNNNNNNNNNNNNNNNNNNNNNNNNNNNNNNNNNNNNNNNNNNNNNNNNNNNNNNNNNNNNNNNNNNNNNNNNNNNNNNNNNNNNNNNNNNNNNNNNNNNNNNNNNNNNNNNNNNNNNNNNNNNNNNNNNNNNNNNNNNNNNNNNNNNNNNNNNNNNNNNNNNNNNNNNNNNNNNNNNNNNNNNNNNNNNNNNNNNNNNNNNNNNNNNNNNNNNNNNNNNNNNNNNNNNNNNNNNNNNNNNNNNNNNNNNNNNNNNNNNNNNNNNNNNNNNNNNNNNNNNNNNNNNNNNNNNNNNNNNNNNNNNNNNNNNNNNNNNNNNNNNNNNNNNNNNNNNNNNNNNNNNNNNNNNNNNNNNNNNNNNNNNNNNNNNNNNNNNNNNNNNNNNNNNNNNNNNNNNNNNNNNNNNNNNNNNNNNNNNNNNNNNNNNNNNNNNNNNNNNNNNNNNNNNNNNNNNNNNNNNNNNNNNNNNNNNNNNNNNNNNNNNNNNNNNNNNNNNNNNNNNNNNNNNNNNNNNNNNNNNNNNNNNNNNNNNNNNNNNNNNNNNNNNNNNNNNNNNNNNNNNNNNNNNNNNNNNNNNNNNNNNNNNNNNNNNNNNNNNNNNNNNNNNNNNNNNNNNNNNNNNNNNNNNNNNNNNNNNNNNNNNNNNNNNNNNNNNNNNNNNNNNNNNNNNNNNNNNNNNNNNNNNNNNNNNNNNNNNNNNNNNNNNNNNNNNNNNNNNNNNNNNNNNNNNNNNNNNNNNNNNNNNNNNNNNNNNNNNNNNNNNNNNNNNNNNNNNNNNNNNNNNNNNNNNNNNNNNNNNNNNNNNNNNNNNNNNNNNNNNNNNNNNNNNNNNNNNNNNNNNNNNNNNNNNNNNNNNNNNNNNNNNNNNNNNNNNNNNNNNNNNNNNNNNNNNNNNNNNNNNNNNNNNNNNNNNNNNNNNNNNNNNNNNNNNNNNNNNNNNNNNNNNNNNNNNNNNNNNNNNNNNNTACGTTTCCTACTGATAGCTAAAGAATCTAGATACTCCATCTTGTCCaactcttttcttcttttgactTTTGAAAGGCATTAGGAGGACAGAATAAATGGAACAATGTCTTATCATTTTCACTGAAATGTTTGAATCACTCAGCAACTTAAGGTAATTACGATCACTtgtaatacatttataatCCAGAACTTTTTTCCTCTCTAATTGAGCGTGGGGAAGAGTATGGAATATGAATTTAAGGAAGTTGCTTGAATAGTTTGtaacaagaagaaattcctggagaaattagaaattaaaatagaagCAGAAGAGTAAATTGAAATAAGGCATGTAGTTTTgctgattttgaatttatgcAACCCCTTGTCGACCAAAATGAAGATAATGGTATTGGCAATAATATTTGACCAAAAGGAAGCTGTCATATCTCATGTAAGTTGTATTAAGGGTAGGGAAGGGCTGGTTTTTATTGCCCCTAAGATAGCATTTAATTACAACCTGTTTAAGCTTCAATAAGTTGAAGCATACTTGGAACTTGAGAATCAATTGTGCAAATGCATGgtcttttatgtaattatgatCTGGATTGAAATTTCAACTCTACTGAGAGTTATCATGCATGGATTTTCATGTTTTTAGGTCAAGACTATTTGTCGAGACTTTGGGTTGATTTGTATCCGGAGAGGTGGCCAAGATGTTGAAAGTATCATTTCTAAGGATGATATTTTGAATGAATACAAGGTAATCCATTTGAAACCTGTTCCGTCCATATGAATTGATcgacttttttcttgttttttggttGCATATTTATGTTAAGCTACCGAGGACCAAATGGGGAAATACCCATACTTTCTTGGATTTAATATGAGTCCGTACCGCACAGTTTCTTTTTACCATGTGATTATCACATAGCCCCAGCTTGCTTTtccattgaaaatttaaacatGTATTCACATCTTCTCCTGCATATTGAATCTTCTCCTGCAGAATGATATCATAGTTGTAGATGAAGTGGTGCCAAATGGGATCAGTTCAACTGGATTGAGGTAAGACACTGAGTTCTATAAAGCTGTATTGTTGCATGACATTCATCTTTAAAACTCATCGACACAGTCCAACAATGTGAATACATGCCACTGATCGAGGAATATGAGCTTACAGTTTGTTGATTCTTGATCACAGGGATTGCATTTCAAGAGGATTGTCAGTGAAGTATTTGACAGCAGATGAAGTTATtgattacattaaaaaaaatggtctGTATAAATCAGAATGAAgatgatccaatcaattactGAATTTCATATTACAATCTGAGGGGGTGGTCGAAagttttaaactattttaagCATATATCTCGTCTCATTTATTTGTACCGGGGAATGATCTTGGGGGATTGAGAGGTTTGTTGTTAACAATTTaaccccccccacccccacccccaacaATAATAAAGCTATTCATCTTTTTTGAACAATCTCATGTAATGgaattcaaattcttgaatcttgatgTCTCGTGTTAAGTTAGTTTTTGAGTTATTAGAATCGATTGCAACTTCATCTAAGATTCTTTATACTTTCTAGTGGGGCTTATTCTTGTTGTAAGATCTTATTGTCGTTGAATATTTTAGATTCTTCATGTTTGTGACAACGAGTTGTTGGTGGTTGGGCTGCAGAAATATATGCATGCAACTAAACACTGCCCGGATGATATGGGAGCATTGCCCCATCTTGTttggaatatttcaaataaaatatttaaaaagataaattatatcggTACCTTTTATGTTTGAGTTTAACTGCATAAATAtactatgttttttttttttttgtaaaattatcaatacaatacTTGAGGTTGTACTTGTGAATATAGTCTTCATTTTTTTGGGGGgcgaaattacaaatacacttCTTAAgtttgtagttgtaattataccacaaataagtaaatttttttaggtaaattatatAGACATCCCTTTAAGAggtgtaaaattataattttacaaagagtACGAGGTATTTGTAAATTAACTCAAATTTCAGACTATGTCGATGTaatcattttatcaatttcttatgataaaatattatgtgtcTTAAAAGCTCAAATTCTCTTTAACAAAAAgcgtaaattacattgataccAGATTAGACTTAAATAGACAAATACATTTTactttatacaaatttgtatagcatatgtacttgtaattacaactacaatctcattaattgtaattttttaaaagataggATATATTTGGGTATTTGAATATAACATTAGGaatgtcaatgtaatttactttattatttggTTGGAATGGAAAATTAGTGTATAAAAAAGTGGAAGTAAAAGtgtgaaattttattgtagGTTCCATTAGgacaaaaatgttaaaaaagaaaattataggTTCCACCGAGATTTGAACTCGGGTTACTGGATTCAGAGTCCAATGTCCTGACCACTAGACCATGGAACCACTGTTGGTTGGCTTTTGGTTGCATAAAAACAAAGCACGACAGGTATTCCTTCTGTGGCATTTGTTTTCCAACATCTCTCAAACAAACGTTCAATGTCCCATGATTTGTAGTTGTAGCATACAAAATTGCCACACAAGAAGGCCATGTTTACTACACTCCAATAAGTTGGATATCCATGCTAATTGGCATTAATTAGGTGTTTATTACCAAAAATGTCCGCCTATTATTGTGGTACTTGATCCATGATTAGCCTCTACTCGACCCTCTACAACAATATGAGCTAGCATAAAGTATTATTAGTAGGTGGGTCCCACCAAATtgtctactttttttttcctttgatgAACATTACATgctattttatctaaattgtattagaatttaaaaaaattatatttttaccattatttaatattgtttcAAGAAGTAGAtagaaattgagaagaaaaacagTAGAATCCCCTTTTCTCCATTGTTGTTTCTGTCGAAGCTCAAAGCAGTAGAATCACCTTTTGTTCACCATATTCACAGAATGATGACAGtcattcttaaaatattttatctagttttattaattttaagattttctcTGTGTTGTAACATATTATAGTGAAGGTGCACGTAGATTAGAACACCACAAAACTGCGTCGAAAAATACTAAGGTGACCCATTACTATAATAACTAGGCAAATAACAATCCTTACTTCGAATGATAACTATGTCTTCTTTGTTACACTGTGTCGGAAAATACTAAGGTGACTCATTACCAGAACAGTCGAAGCATTTGCTTTGATGGCTGATGATTCTTTTGTTGTAATGAATACAGCCTCATTCAACTTTTCGCTCTATATAATCTGATGATATGTAAATCATTTCATCTTGTTACCTATGTATGTTGTGTCGATCATGCCATCTTTTTTAGTCTTTCCACCTCCTAAAACTCACTAAAGttgataatgccaataaaaatattttattttattttatttgaaaaagatgtAAAATTATGTTcgtaatttaattagatatattggtcaattcaatataaaaaaattagattgaaACTTAATGAAGGTTCACGGAatgagtttaaattattaaatgaacGTTAAAAtaagaggtatttataatttttcaaataatgagaggGGAATTGTAGTTGTACTAAATTTCAGGGGAGGTGACtctaatttactttttaaataatataaaaattcaaattaaattttttcattcaaacttAATGaggaatattatttattaatgattgTTTAATTCCAATTATTTCCTCT
This region of Sesamum indicum cultivar Zhongzhi No. 13 linkage group LG4, S_indicum_v1.0, whole genome shotgun sequence genomic DNA includes:
- the LOC105160353 gene encoding nicotinamide/nicotinic acid mononucleotide adenylyltransferase-like, producing MAPRHVEVALFTRQLKVKTICRDFGLICIRRGGQDVESIISKDDILNEYKNDIIVVDEVVPNGISSTGLRDCISRGLSVKYLTADEVIDYIKKNGLYKSE